DNA sequence from the Acidobacteriota bacterium genome:
CGTCCCCTCTGGGCGTTGATGCCGGTGTCCGGCTGGGTGTGGCTCGTGGCCGGCGGCCTGGCGTACACGGGCGGCGTGGCGTTCTATGCGGCGGAGCGCCTGCGCTACGCGCACCTGGTCTGGCACCTCTTCGTCCTGGCCGGGACGGCCTGCCATTATTGTGCGGTCCTCTGGTACTCCACGTAGCGATTTCACAAAAGGGGTCGAACATGATCGGTCGCGTCACCGTGGCGATCGCGGCGGTTCTGTTGTGCTCGGCGGCGCCTGCACGCGCGCAGGACGCCGAGCGCCGCCAGAAGCTCGCCGCGGCGCTTCCGGAGATCGAGCGGGCGCTCACCACCTGGGCTGAGGGCGTGCACGCGCCGGGCGCCGCAATGGGCATCGTGATGGACGGAGAGCTCGTGTGGATCAACGCGTCGGGCGTGGCCGACGTGACCGGCCGGGCGGCCGTGACGCCCGACACGCTGTTCCGCATCGCGTCAATGACGAAGAGCTTCACGGCGCTCGCGATCCTGAAGCTGAGAGACCAGGGCAAGCTCTCGCTGGACGATGCGGTCGCGCGCCACGTGCCGGAGCTGGAAGGCCTGAAGTATCCGACGCGGGATTCGCCGAAGCTGACGATCCGCCATCTGCTCACGCACTCGGAGGGATTTCCCGAGGACAATCCGTGGGGCGATCGGCAGCTCGCGCGCGATCAGCCGACGATGTCTTCGTGGATGGGCGCGGGGATTCCGTTTTCGACGGTACCAGGCACGGCCTACGAGTACTCGAATTACGGGTTCGCGATCCTTGGACAGATCGTGGAGCGGGTCTCGAAGCGGCCGTACGATCGCTACGTGACCGAGGAGGTTCTGCGGCCGCTCGGCATGCGGGACAGCACGTTCGAGGGGGCGAGTCTTCCCGCCGAGCGCATCGCGCGCGGCTACCGCTGGGAAGACGACACGTGGAAGCCGGAGCCTGCACTGGCGCACGGCACGTTCGGGGCGATGGGCGGGTTATGGACGTCCACGCGCGACCTCGCGCGGTACGTCGCCTTTCACCTGGACGCCTGGCCGCCGCGCGACAGCGACGAGGCCGGCCCGGTGAAACGCAGCAGCGTGCGCGAGATGCACCAGGCGGCGCGGTGGCAGCCGGTGCGAGCCACGCGCGCGGCCGTCGATCGCCCGCTCGAACTGAACGCCGCCGCCTACGGCTACGGTCTTCGTATCTCGCAGACCTGCCGCTTCCGCCACGTCGTCAGTCACGGCGGCGGGCTGCCGGGATACGGGTCGCTGATGATGTGGCTGCCCGAGCACGGCGTGGGCCTGATCGGCATGGCCAACGTGACGTACGCGGGTTGGAGCGGGGTCTTCAACGCGGCGCTCGCGGCGATGGCGGCCGCGGGCGCGCTGCAGCCGAGACCCGTTCAGCCTTCGGCCGCGCTGCTCCAGGCGAAGGCCGATGTCTCGCAGCTGATCGTGAGCTGGGATGATCGCCTGGCCGAGCGCGTCGCGGCTGACAACCTGTTCCTTGACGAGACCGCTGCGCGTCGCGCCGCGCGCTCCCGCGAGCTGGCGGGGGTTCATGGCACGTGCAGGGCTGAGGCGGCGATCGACGCGGAAAACGCGCTTCGTGGCGCGTGGCGCATGACGTGCGATCGCGGGCGGATCGACGTGTCGATCACCCTGGCGCCCACCGAGCCGCCTCGCGTCCAGTTTCTCGGCGTGACCTCGATCCTGCCGCCAGGGCCGGCGATGAGGGCGGCGCTCGAGAGCGCGGCACCGCGCATCGCCGCGGACGCCGCAGCGTGGGGCGCCTGCCGCATCGGTGAGGAGGTCGGCGGCGATGGCGTTCGCCAGAGCGCGGTCCGCCTCAACTGCGAGCGCGGCGATCTCATCGCGCGCGCCACGCTCGACAATCGCGGCAGACTGACGAGCCTGACGCTCGTGCCCGCCGGGGGCGCGTGCGTCCCCTGAGCTCTTCGGCACCCCGCGGGCACAGGTGATGCCCGACGTCCGCTTCCACCATGCGCCGTTTCAATCGATGCGCGTGTGAAGCGCGTGGTCGATCGGCTCACGGTCGGGCGCCAGTCGCCAATTCCACACGGGCCGGCCTTGGCGGGCCGGCCCTCTTTCCACCTACAGACGGCCGCTCCCAGGCGTGCTACAATCGGCGCCCTCACACGCCGCGCCAGAGGAGGAGCGATATGTCCATTGCCCGCGCGATGACTGCCCTCGTCGTATGCGTTGTGCTCTTCGCGGGATCCGCGGCGGCGGCCGACGAGGTTCCGTTCCGCGGCGTCTGGTCCGGTCAGACCGACAGCGCAACCCCCGTCGGGCCCGGTGTCGTGTTGGTGATATCGAGCGGCAGCGGGCAAGCGACGCACCTGGGGCGCTTCACGATGGTTTCCCCGCACTTCACGTTCATCGACACCCTCGTCGTCGCAGGGCAGCAGATCTTCACGGCCGCGAACGGCGACACGCTGACGGCGCTCTTCACAGGACAGTTCGTGCCGAACGCCGATGGCAACCTCGAGGCGACGCTGAGCGCGGTCATCACCACCGGCACGGGCCGGTTCCTTGGCGCGACCGGCGGCTACGAGTTCCACATCGTCGCGCGCCCCGCCGCGTTCGGGTTCGACTCGACGGCCACCTTCTCGGGCGCCGTCACATCGGTCGGATCGTTGAAATAGCGTTACTCGTAACGCAACGCCCACATCGGCTCGACCCGCGACGCACGATGCGCGGGCACGAACCCTGCCACGAGCGCAATGATCCCGAGCACCGCCGCAGCCCCCACGAACACCACGGGGTCGCGTCCCTTGAGCTGATACAGCTGCGACTCGGCCATCGGGCCCAGCCACAACGCGCCGGTCAGGCCGATGGCGCCGCCGACAAGCGTCATCAGCGCAACCTGGCGCAGCACCATGCCGCGCACGCGCGCGGGCGCGGCGCCGAGCGCCATGCGCAGACCGATCTCGCGCGTGCGCTGCGCCACCGTGTAGGCCAGGACGCCATAGAGCCCCACGGCAGCCAGAAGTGTCGCCAGGCACGCGAACGCGGTGGACAGCGTGGTGATGAGCCGATCGAGAAATACGTTGTCCCTCACCTGCTGCGGCATCGTCCGCAGGTTTTCGACGGGCAGATTCGGATCGAGCTCGGCGACGACCTTCGGGATGTGTGCGAGGAACTCCTCGGGATCGAGTGACGTCCTCACGTAGAACGCGAGCTGGCCGATCGAATCGTCCTGGCGGTACGGCGAGAAGAACAGCGGCGGGATGTCTCCCTTCACTTCGCTGTACTTCGCGTTCTGGACGAGCCCGATGATTTCCGTGTCGAGCGCTGAATTACGGCGGCCGATGCGCTTGCCGACCGCCTCGCGTCCGAGGTTGAACTTCTTCGCGAACGCCTCGTTGACAATCGCGACCTTCGGCCCCTTGAGCGCGTCGGCCCGGGTGAACTCACGGCCCAGAAGGAGCGGGATGCCCATCGTGCGGAAGTAGTCCGGGCCGATCTCGTTGAAGCGCGAGTTGGTGTCCGTGTCGGGTCCGGCCTTGAAGCCCTGGACTGACACGTCGCTCCCCCAGTTGCTGCCGGCAAGCGCGGGGACGAGCGAGCTGGAAACCGCCGTGACACCGGGCACGGCGGCCAGCCGTTCCTCGAGCCGCTCGAAGAGGATCTTCGAGCGCTCCGGCGTGTAGCCGTTCAACTCCGGCGAGACGCCAAACGTGACGAGATTGTCGATCGTGATGCCCAGCTCCGTCCGGCTCACGTTGACGAGGCTCCTGGTGAACAATCCGGCGCCGACGAGCAGCGCCATCGAGAGCGCGATCTGCGTCGTCGCGAGCGACGTCCGGAAGCGCGCCGCGCCCCGCGCGCCGGAAGGCTGTCCGGTCTGGCCCTTGAGGACCGAGAGCAGATCGTGGCGGGTGGCGTGGAGCGCGGGAAAGAGTCCAAAAAGCACCCCGGTGCCGATCGTGACGGCCGCCGCGAAGAGCAGAACGGTCGTATCGATGCGGAACTGGAGCGCGGTCGCGGCCTCGGCCGGCAGGAGCGACGCGATCAAGTCCAGCGTCCAGCGCGCGACGACAAGGCCGGCTGCGCCCCCGAGGATCGCCAGCAGCACCGATTCGGTCATCAGCTGAGCGGCCAGATGCCGGCGGCTCGCGCCGATCGAGAGCCGCACCGCCATCTCCCCGGCGCGCGCCGCGGAACGCGCCAGCAGCAGATTCGCGATGTTCGCGCAGGCGATCAGCAGCACCAGCGCCGTGACCCCGAGCAGCATCGTGAGCGGCGCCCTGGCCTCGCGGCCGACCGAGCTCTGGCCCCGCGCGCCTTCTTCCACGCGGACCTGCCTGGCGCGGAAGCGCTCCATCGTCTGGTCGCTCATGCCGCGCTGCAGCGGCGCTTCAACGTCGTTGATGATCGCGCGGTAGTGCGTGTTCAGCGCGGCGCGCGCCTGTTCGATCGAGACGCCCGGCCGCAGGCGCGCGAACAGGTATGCCCAGTACGTGTTGCGGCGATGGAACCCGTTGAACCCCGGGGTCATCAGGCCGCGCATCGTGATCGGGACGTACACCTGCGGGCGCGTGCCGATCGTCGTGCCCTCGAAGCCCTGCGGGGTCACGCCGACAATCGTCATGCTCTGGCCGTTGATCACCATCTGCTCGCCGAGCACCCCGGGATTCCCCGCGAAGCGTGTCTGCCAGTAGCCATAGCCGAGGACGACGACAGGCGACTGGCCGAGGGTGCGATCGTCCTGCGAGTTGATCAGCCGGCCGAGCGCGGGGCGGACGCCGAGGACCTGGAAGTAGCTGCCGGAGACCAGCATGCCCTCACCGCTCAGCGTCTGGCCTCGCGACGCGAGATTCGCGCCGAACGCCCGGTGCGCCGCAATGTTGGTGAAGACGGTCTGCGCATTCTGCAGGTCCCGGAACATCGGATAGCTGAAGACGACATCGCAGTTGCCCGCGTTGTTGCACGACTGCGAGCCCGGCTTCGGCCCGGGCGCCTCGAGGTTCACGAGACGATAGGGCTCCGGCACGGGGAGCGGCCGGAGCAGCATCTCGTTGAACAGCGAGAAGATCGCCGCCGTGGCTCCGATGCCGAGGGCCAGCGAGACGATGGCGACGATCGTCACGAAGGGGGTCTTCCACAGCCGGCGGAACGCGAGCTTCAGGTGCATGTCACTGCGATCTGACGAAGGAAGCCGTCCGGAAGTTGCCTCCTATTTCAGGCGGATGCGACGAATGACCGCATCAGGGACGCCCGGCACGAGGTAGTACAGCTCGCCGCCCAGCAGATCGAGCGGAACCGAACCGTTGGCGTTGACGCGGTCCAGGAGTTCGGAACTCGTCACGGTGATGCCGGTGCGGCTGAAACGGAGCTGTCGCACCGAGGTCCCTCCACCCGCCTCGTGTTGAGCGCCGGCGATGGTGCCTCGATGGAAGCGGATGCGGGCGAAACCGCCGAGCTCGGTCCCGTTCACCGGGACGACCCGCGCCGTGGAGCGGGACGCGAGGTCGATTCGCACCAACCGATCCTCATAGGCGACATAGACGGCGCGTCCCTGGTCGGCGGCCGCGAGGCTCGTGACCCGACCCGGGGGCAGATCCAGGGCGCGCGCGAGCGAATCGCCTTTCCTGGACGAACGCAGGAGCCGCGGCCCCTCGGCATCGAGCACGAGCACGCCGTGCGGGTAGGTGACGGCCACGTCCACGAAGCGGGTGGGGCCGAGGTCCGGCGGCGGCGCGAGCACGCGAAGCACCCGGCCGGAGATCAGCTGCACCTTGTGCAGTTCGGACCGCGGGTCGTCCGGCGAGGCGCTGACGACCCAGAGATCGCCGCTGCGGCGATCGATCGCGAGAGCCCGCACGCCGAGGAACCGCGCGGCATCGCCCGACAACGTCGCCGCACGGTTGCTGCCCTCGGCCACGACGGTGAGCTTTCGCTCGGGAAAGTTGCCGATCACGAAGCGGCGGGACACCGCATCGTACGCGAGGCCGCCCGGCGCGAGCCGTGGTGCGGCAAACCGCGCGACTTCCTCGACGCGTGCGATCGCCGTCGCGCTCGCAGCCACGGGAGAAACCGTCGCCGCGGGAGAGGCGGGCTCGGC
Encoded proteins:
- a CDS encoding beta-lactamase family protein — its product is MIGRVTVAIAAVLLCSAAPARAQDAERRQKLAAALPEIERALTTWAEGVHAPGAAMGIVMDGELVWINASGVADVTGRAAVTPDTLFRIASMTKSFTALAILKLRDQGKLSLDDAVARHVPELEGLKYPTRDSPKLTIRHLLTHSEGFPEDNPWGDRQLARDQPTMSSWMGAGIPFSTVPGTAYEYSNYGFAILGQIVERVSKRPYDRYVTEEVLRPLGMRDSTFEGASLPAERIARGYRWEDDTWKPEPALAHGTFGAMGGLWTSTRDLARYVAFHLDAWPPRDSDEAGPVKRSSVREMHQAARWQPVRATRAAVDRPLELNAAAYGYGLRISQTCRFRHVVSHGGGLPGYGSLMMWLPEHGVGLIGMANVTYAGWSGVFNAALAAMAAAGALQPRPVQPSAALLQAKADVSQLIVSWDDRLAERVAADNLFLDETAARRAARSRELAGVHGTCRAEAAIDAENALRGAWRMTCDRGRIDVSITLAPTEPPRVQFLGVTSILPPGPAMRAALESAAPRIAADAAAWGACRIGEEVGGDGVRQSAVRLNCERGDLIARATLDNRGRLTSLTLVPAGGACVP
- a CDS encoding ABC transporter permease, with amino-acid sequence MHLKLAFRRLWKTPFVTIVAIVSLALGIGATAAIFSLFNEMLLRPLPVPEPYRLVNLEAPGPKPGSQSCNNAGNCDVVFSYPMFRDLQNAQTVFTNIAAHRAFGANLASRGQTLSGEGMLVSGSYFQVLGVRPALGRLINSQDDRTLGQSPVVVLGYGYWQTRFAGNPGVLGEQMVINGQSMTIVGVTPQGFEGTTIGTRPQVYVPITMRGLMTPGFNGFHRRNTYWAYLFARLRPGVSIEQARAALNTHYRAIINDVEAPLQRGMSDQTMERFRARQVRVEEGARGQSSVGREARAPLTMLLGVTALVLLIACANIANLLLARSAARAGEMAVRLSIGASRRHLAAQLMTESVLLAILGGAAGLVVARWTLDLIASLLPAEAATALQFRIDTTVLLFAAAVTIGTGVLFGLFPALHATRHDLLSVLKGQTGQPSGARGAARFRTSLATTQIALSMALLVGAGLFTRSLVNVSRTELGITIDNLVTFGVSPELNGYTPERSKILFERLEERLAAVPGVTAVSSSLVPALAGSNWGSDVSVQGFKAGPDTDTNSRFNEIGPDYFRTMGIPLLLGREFTRADALKGPKVAIVNEAFAKKFNLGREAVGKRIGRRNSALDTEIIGLVQNAKYSEVKGDIPPLFFSPYRQDDSIGQLAFYVRTSLDPEEFLAHIPKVVAELDPNLPVENLRTMPQQVRDNVFLDRLITTLSTAFACLATLLAAVGLYGVLAYTVAQRTREIGLRMALGAAPARVRGMVLRQVALMTLVGGAIGLTGALWLGPMAESQLYQLKGRDPVVFVGAAAVLGIIALVAGFVPAHRASRVEPMWALRYE